In a genomic window of Streptococcus mitis NCTC 12261:
- the rmuC gene encoding DNA recombination protein RmuC produces the protein MESLLVLLLIANLAGIFLIWQRQDKQEKHLSKILEDQADHLSDQLDYRFEQARQASQLDQKDLEVSVSDRLQEVRIELHQGLTQVRQEMTDNLLQTRDKTDQRLQALQESNEQRLEQMRQTVEEKLEKTLQTRLQASFETVSKQLESVNRGLGEMQTVARDVGALNKVLSGTKTRGILGELQLGQIIEDIMTPAQYEREFATVENSSERVEYAIKLPGQGDQEYVYLPIDSKFPLADYYRLEEAYEAGDKDEIERCRKSLLASVKRFAKDIRNKYLAPPRTTNFGVLFVPTEGLYSEIVRNPVFFDDLRREEQIIVAGPSTLSALLNSLSVGFKTLNIQKSADHISKTLASVKTEFGKFGGILVKAQKHLQHASGNIDELLNRRTIAIERTLRHIELSEDEPALDLLHFQENEEEYED, from the coding sequence ATGGAAAGTTTACTTGTTCTATTATTGATTGCCAACCTAGCTGGTATCTTTCTGATTTGGCAAAGGCAGGATAAGCAGGAAAAACATCTAAGTAAGATCTTGGAGGATCAGGCAGATCACTTGTCAGACCAGTTGGATTACCGCTTTGAACAAGCAAGACAAGCCAGCCAGTTAGATCAAAAAGATTTGGAAGTGTCTGTCAGTGACCGTTTGCAAGAAGTGAGAATTGAATTGCACCAAGGTCTGACTCAGGTTCGTCAAGAAATGACAGATAATCTCCTCCAAACCAGAGACAAGACTGACCAACGTCTCCAAGCCTTGCAGGAATCAAATGAGCAACGCTTGGAACAAATGCGCCAAACAGTCGAGGAAAAACTAGAAAAGACCTTACAGACACGCTTGCAGGCTTCCTTTGAGACAGTTTCCAAACAACTGGAGTCGGTCAATCGTGGCCTGGGAGAAATGCAGACAGTTGCCCGTGATGTCGGCGCCCTTAACAAGGTTCTCTCTGGAACCAAAACGCGAGGGATTCTTGGAGAATTGCAACTGGGGCAAATCATCGAAGACATCATGACACCTGCCCAGTACGAAAGAGAATTTGCAACGGTTGAAAACTCTAGTGAACGAGTGGAGTATGCCATCAAGTTGCCCGGACAAGGCGACCAGGAATACGTCTACCTACCAATTGACTCTAAGTTTCCACTGGCAGATTATTACCGTCTAGAAGAAGCCTATGAAGCAGGTGATAAGGACGAGATTGAACGCTGTCGTAAATCGCTTTTAGCAAGCGTCAAGCGCTTTGCTAAGGATATCAGGAATAAGTATCTAGCACCGCCTCGGACAACCAATTTTGGAGTCTTGTTTGTTCCAACAGAAGGTCTCTACTCAGAAATTGTCCGCAATCCGGTTTTCTTTGATGATTTGAGACGGGAGGAACAGATTATTGTCGCAGGTCCAAGTACCCTGTCAGCCCTCCTCAATTCCCTATCAGTTGGCTTCAAGACTCTCAATATCCAAAAGAGTGCCGACCATATCAGCAAGACCCTTGCTAGCGTTAAGACCGAGTTTGGCAAGTTTGGTGGCATTCTGGTCAAGGCACAAAAACACCTCCAACATGCCTCTGGCAATATTGATGAACTATTAAACCGTCGTACCATAGCTATCGAGCGGACGCTCC